A region from the Pseudomonadota bacterium genome encodes:
- a CDS encoding DUF3419 family protein yields the protein MSDTEITSRARFDQIRYAQVWEDADILLSALVPDEATDLSNATALSIASAGDNALALLARGFARVIAVDLSAAQLACVRLRVSAYETLRHEELVELMGSRPSVRRAELLDRTARRLDDADQAFWSARRDHVERYGLGGVGRFEHYFRVFRTRVLPVIHGSGTVRDLLDSRDPEAREQFYRERWNSWRWRLVLKLFFSEFVMGRLGRDPAFFTHAEGSLSAQVGELTRHALVALDPSANPYLHWILLGRHGEHEDALPFALRAANFDMIRSRLAHLEIHHCTMEALADQGVQADAFNLSDIFEYMSPQAHEAAYRAVLATARSGARIAYWNMMAPRRAPPSLANQVITLQALEQDLAPRDKAFFYRTFVVEQVR from the coding sequence GTGAGCGACACCGAGATCACCAGCCGCGCGCGCTTCGACCAGATCCGCTACGCCCAGGTGTGGGAGGACGCGGATATCCTCTTGTCCGCCTTGGTGCCTGATGAGGCTACTGACCTCAGCAACGCCACTGCCCTCTCCATCGCCTCCGCCGGCGACAACGCCCTCGCGCTGCTGGCGCGCGGCTTCGCGCGCGTGATCGCCGTCGATCTCAGCGCTGCCCAGCTCGCCTGCGTACGCCTACGTGTGAGCGCCTATGAGACCCTACGCCACGAAGAGCTGGTCGAGCTGATGGGATCGCGTCCGTCGGTGCGACGGGCCGAGCTGCTGGATCGCACGGCGCGGCGCCTCGACGACGCGGATCAGGCGTTTTGGTCAGCACGCCGGGACCATGTCGAACGGTATGGGCTGGGCGGCGTCGGCCGCTTCGAGCACTACTTCCGCGTGTTCCGCACCCGCGTACTGCCCGTCATCCACGGCAGCGGCACGGTGCGCGACTTGCTCGACTCACGGGACCCCGAGGCGCGTGAGCAATTTTATCGCGAGCGCTGGAATAGCTGGCGCTGGCGATTGGTGCTGAAGCTGTTCTTTTCAGAGTTCGTCATGGGACGCCTGGGCCGCGACCCCGCCTTCTTCACCCACGCCGAAGGCAGCCTTTCGGCCCAAGTTGGCGAGCTCACACGTCACGCACTGGTCGCCCTGGATCCGTCCGCCAACCCGTATTTGCACTGGATTTTGCTAGGACGCCACGGTGAGCACGAAGACGCCTTGCCCTTCGCCCTGCGCGCCGCAAACTTCGATATGATTCGGTCGCGCCTCGCCCACCTCGAGATTCACCACTGCACGATGGAAGCCCTCGCAGATCAGGGCGTGCAAGCCGATGCCTTCAACCTCTCCGACATCTTCGAGTACATGTCGCCACAGGCGCATGAAGCGGCCTACCGCGCCGTACTGGCAACCGCGCGATCCGGTGCCCGTATCGCCTACTGGAACATGATGGCACCCCGGCGCGCACCGCCATCCCTGGCCAACCAGGTCATCACCTTACAGGCTCTTGAGCAAGACCTCGCACCGCGCGACAAGGCCTTTTTCTATCGCACGTTCGTCGTGGAGCAGGTGCGGTGA